The following is a genomic window from Dama dama isolate Ldn47 chromosome 4, ASM3311817v1, whole genome shotgun sequence.
TCCAAACAGCGTCCGTGGCAGAAATAGGAAAGAGGAAATGGTATGCCTATGAACAGTACGGCATGTATCGATGCTTGTTTTGTAGTTACACTTGTGGCCAGCAGAGAATGTTGAAAACACATGCTTGGAAACATGCCGGGGAGGTCGACTGCTCCTATCCAATCTTTGAAAATGAGAATGAGCCCCTAGGCCTGCTGGATTCTTCTGTGACTGCTGCACCCAGCGGTGTCCACGCAGTAGTCATTGCGATTGGAGACAATGAACTGAGTATCCACAACGGGCCGTCAGTGCAGGTGCAGATTTGCAGCTCAGAGCCGTTATCTTCCTCTCCGTTAGAACAGAGTGCAGAAGGTGGGGTTcatctcagtcagtcagttacCCTTGACACTAACGAGGAAGAAATGCTCGAGGTGATTTCTGATGCCGAGGAGAACCTGGTTGCTGATAGTCTCCTTTCATCAGCACAGAAAATCATTAGCAGCAGCCCAAATAAAAAAGGTCACGTTAACGTGATAGTGGAGCGTCTGCCAAGTGCTGAAGAAACGCTTTCACAGAAACATTTCCTCATGAATGCCGAGATCGAAGAGGGGAAAAGCCTGAGCCCAACAGAAGCCAAGATTGGGTgcgaaggaagagaggaagtctATCGTGCTGATAAATGCACTGTTGATATCGGGGGGCTGATCATAGGCTGGGGCAACTCAGAGAAGAAAGACGGCGAGTTAATAAACAAAGGACTGGCTACTGATGAGAATGCCCCACCGGGCCGAAGAAGGACAAATTCTGAGTCTCTTAGACTGCACTCACTAGCTGCAGAAGCCCTGGTTACAATGCCCATAAGAGCTGCAGAACTAACACGAACCAACCTTGGGCACTATGGGAACATAAACCTTTTAGACCCGGACACCGGACAAAGGCAAGTAGATGGGACAGTGGCAGCATATTCTAAAATGATGTCCCCACTGAAAAACTCTCCTGAGGGGTTAGCTAGTTTCAACCAAAGCAGCTCTACCTTAGTAGCACTCCCAGAGGGTAGGCAGGAGCTGGCAGACGGGCAGGTTAAGACGGGCATCAGCATGTCCCTCCTCACTGTGATTGAAAAGTTACGGGAAAGGACAGACCAAAATGCTTCCGATGATGATATTTTGAAAGAGTTGCAGGATAACGCCCAGTGCCAACCCAACAGCGATGCGAGTCTGTCGGGAAGCAGCGTGGTGGAGTACATCCCTAACGCCGAGCGGCCCTATCGCTGCCGGCTGTGCCACTACAGCAGCGGTAACAAGGGTTACATCAAGCAGCACCTGCGAGTCCATCGGCAGAGACAGCCCTACCAGTGTCCCATCTGCGAGCACATTGCTGACAACAGCAAAGACCTGGAGAGCCACATGATCAACCACTGCAAAACAAGAATATACCAGTGCAAGCAGTGTGAGGACTCCTTCCACTATAAGGTGAGCATCGGCTCATGCAGTCCTTCAGAAAGCTGTAGAGGTTTAGAGCAAAGAGGGAGCTTTCTAGATACAGTCCACtcacctcattttatagatatggaaactgaggcccagaatagTTTGGTAATGTGCCCAGGGGACCCCTATTACTTGGGGTTAAAGTTGGGACTGGAATCTGGGTCGTCAGGATGTCTGGCATGTCTGCACTTCTGCCTTTAAATATCAACTAAATGTGTAAAAGAGACTTAATTGGAACTGTGACTCCAAGGACCTCTTCCTCCTCACCCCTAGCCCCATGAATCAAGTGTATCAGCAGAAgaaactcctggaacttgccTCTGCAGATCATCCGTATGGACTGCTTGTCCAATGCCAGAGGCCGTTTCAGAATTACATGAGAGCAATCCAAGTGACAGCAAAAATCTTTTTGACTCAgaggcttttttaaaaactcttgatTACCTATTTATTCAGTGGATGCCTATTTATTCCCCGCATGCCCCATCTTTAACAGACCCTGTGTTTATTGCTTTAGTGTTTTCATGtgtatatcttttttaaattgtgttgatTTTAAAGTGCAAGGAAATTGCAAGGGGATGTACTGCAGAGGGACATCGTGCATGCATCTGACTCACATTTAGCCTTATGTCATGAATGCACAAAAATACCTATTTTTAATCTTACATGGCCCCTAAATGCAAGTCATTCACTTCAGATGCTACACAACGAGCCAGGGGTGATTTATACCTTTGCACAGGGAGAAATGGGCTGTATGAGATACAATGAAAGATAGTGCAGTGGAGACAGAACCATGTGTGTTATATTTCATGGGAAGTTCGCAGGACTTCCAAGGATTACCTTGACTGATTTTCATTTTGTGTGCTACCTAAAACCAGCAACCAGTATGAAACACCATTTTTGTAAACGAAATTTGTATTCATTGAATCACAGGTTTAGAACTTTTCTTCACTGTGCCAGTTGACTGTggcaggggtgagggagggagtgTATCCCTAAACAGGTAACTGAGGTGTAGATTTTTGCTCTTAGATTAGCCAGTGTTGGGGTCCCAGTCCACTGAATAAATAGGTAatcaagagtttttaaaaaagcctcTGAGTCAAAAAGATTTTTGCTGTCACTTGGATTGCTCTCATGTAATTCTGAAACGGCCTCTGGCATTGGACAAGCAGTCCATACGGATGATCTGCAGAggcaagttccaggagtttcTTCTGCTGATACACTTGATTCATGGGGCTAGGGGTGAGGAGGAAGAGGTCCTTGGAGTCACAGTTCCAATTAAGTCTCTTTTACACATTTAGTTGATATTTAAAGGCAGAAGTGCAGAAGTTAACTGATTGGATTGATTTTCGTGAAGGTATTGAGTTACTCTGAACACTCTGCTTGTTCCTCCTCTGGGCTCAGCAGTGGTTCAGGAGGCGTACACACACTCTGCACAAGCGCCGCTAAGACAGCCGTGGCTTCCTTTCAGAGAGCGTGGAAAGAGGAACTAACTGCCTTTTTGATAAGGTCGTGTTTTCTCTAGTGTATTTCTTCCTGTAAGTTGTCAAATGTGTCAAGTTATCTTTTAGCACATTTGGTTTTTAAATACTGGTAGTGTGTTCTAGGTACTAGGCCATGAAAACAGTTAATTCCTTTCTGTAGCCTCCTAGTAACTGTGCAAGTGTGTTTATTGAAAACTACATATTAATTTCTCTCAATTTTTTAGAGTCAACTGAGGAACCATGAGAGGGAGCAACACAGTCTTCCAGATACCTTGTCAATAGCAACTTGTAATGAGTCCAGAATATCCAGTGATAAAACTGATGGAAAATGTGTTCAGGAAGGTAtctgtgcattttttaaatatatatatagatgagaTTGACTAGCATACGGAGTGAAAAAATGCCCTTTGTTgtcatgtgggttattttcaggACTAAGGCTGTGTCTCTTCTCCTCTGTTTTTATACTATGTGAGTGAATCTTATCTCTTGAGTACTAAGTGAATATTGTTGGTAAGTACTCAGGCTCAACCGTCTAGGTAGATGTGCTCTGAAATTTTTGCTGTCCTGTATGAGCCAGGTTCAGCAGAAGCCCTGAGGTGACACGCCAGCAAGCCGGGGGAGCTGCAGCACAGAAGGAAAGCCTCTCCCTCTCTCAGTGCTGGCTGACCCACTGAGAACGGAGCTTTTGCAGATGGTAGGCCCCCACCTCAAACTTTAACTGAGGCTTCCTGCTGTGATCTTATTCTTATCCAAGTGTGACTGCCAGATTTCAtctgcattatttaaaaaaaaaaaacacaggctcTTTTTATGTACCAGTTAGGTGCCAGTCGGCCGAGTTTCTGCTAATAGGAATATTAGAATCAAAAGATTTAATTAGAGTTCCATGAAAAGGCGGATGCCACATCCGGAGAATTAGGGATAAAGTGTAATAAGCTGTGCTTCCTTGCATCAGCTCACTTAAATTGATATACTTTAAATGTCTCAATTGTGGTACATAGCGTTTATGGGAAATAAAACATATTGGGGTGACTTTCCCTTTTAGATTTCCTCAGAATTAAAGTTAGAAACAACTGCAGAGTAAAATGTTTTGCCATAATGTTTCATTAAATTATACCACAGAAAGCATAACTGATCCTAGAATGTTTCTGAAAGAACTGATTTTGACACCACTGTAGCACCAAAATCCCCTTGTCAAACAGATGTCATCCCTGTAAAACTACCCAAAACAAAAGGAGTTTATGACATAGCATCTGTTCCTGCGATAGATGGCTGAGCTAAAactgttttgtttcctttatacAAAATAGCCCTAACTGCctccttttattttaattcattatgTTTCCATATCCCCTTTAAAGGAGACGTTAAAACATTTGATATCTTTGGACCATAAATCCCTAATGAAGGAATAAAGTAAGTACTACTCACTGGTACCACCTGCGGTTACTACCAGCGGTGGAATATGTCTTTTCTAGCACCATCTCCAAAAGCAATAATTTAAAACTGTCCAAATGGGTTAACAAATTAAAACCCACAGTTTGAATTAAAAAGATTGAAATGTCAACTCAAAATTAAAGTAACCAGTTTGGGCTTCATAGCATTACATCTCTGCACCATATTCCGTTTTCAAGCGTCTTTCTTTTGTGGCTCAAACTCTTGTTTCTTAGGGTGACGTATATAGATTTTAAATTGCTTCTCATGCCTACTCCCCCCATTCAATTCTGTTTGCTGGTAGGATAACAGTTCAGATGACTGAGAATTCCTGCTTGCTTAATCTGCACTGATACTTTATTGATTCAGTATTAGATATTTTAGAATCTGGTGGTTGGGCTGAACGAGTTTTTAGCTCACAAAGAAGGTGAAAATGATTCACATTTTTAACCATTTAATAAACTTATTAAACAAGAGGGGAGATGTATACTTCTGTGGCTTCGAGTCTCTGTCACGATAGCCCAGGTAACTTGTAGCTCATTTTTGACTCAGAGGCCCAGCGTAATAGCACCACAGACATTTGTTCTGCCAGAAGGTATGGAGTGCCCATCGTGAGCTGGATACTCTGCAAAGTGCTTGAAATGCAGGAGAGCTGTCAGTGCCCTTGAGGGGCCTAGCCCAGTGAGGAACACATAACAGTGTTAACGAGTACATTGACAAACACCACAGGTGCTCAGAGAGCTGTGGACAGAGCACTTTCATATGGAGTTTCTTAATGAAACGTAATTAATTGTTCTTTATTGTAAAACCTGCAATTTGCCAAGCCCTGGGGATTTTATGTAAGCAGAACAAGCAGATCCCTGCCCACAGGGAGGCTCCAGCTAGTGACGGGTCAGAGTTGACACCAGCACACAGGTAACATACAGACTGGGGTGAGGTACAGCATGCTCCTGGGCTTACAAACTATGCCCGGGAAGTTCCAGtatttccattttgtagatgaggaaacaagtcCTCAAGAGGGGAAATAATTTGCCCGTGATCACACTCATACAAAGTGGCAGagcagggactgagcccaggtttttgaaatttaaatccagtattctttccgTTGGAAACAGTTGCTTGAAGTAGCACAGCCTCTCATTCTGTGCTATATTAAGTTTTCCCATctgtcatttttattagttgtcaTTGATCTGTAATATTTCTCACACAGAACCATTATacaatatttcacacttctttttttcagggttttttttttaaaactcttatcTGGAGTAGTGCCACTTATAATCAAGTCCAAGTTTTTAACCCACCAATTAAGAGCAGTACTTAGATTATAATTATGATTAGTGTGTATATTAATGTTACAGATTTATACCAGGAAATTAGGACATTTTGTTCTGCCTGGCAAAAGTAATTATTAGCCAAAGAAAATTGCAATTTTAGAAAGCTTAAATTTAACCTaaggattttctttgttttgctaaAATTTCCATATGGGAGTTCTTTTGTATCACCAATTTTACTTTTCTGCAGCGTGTGCTGGTATTCTACCTAAGCTTTCTTcctgttctgccttgttctgcaATTTCTATGCTCGCTCTGTGTCTGAATATAAAGCATTCAGGCTATGAGTGGCCTGTGAACTCTGTGCTGACAGAAGAGTAAATAACTTGTTGAATATCTTCAGGAACAAAAAGTTTTCTATGATCAAGTCATTCTGCTTGTATTGCCTCAAGCTTACCCCGATTTTAATCCAGCCCACCCCCCACACCTTGTGCCTTGTTGCAGTGTGAATTTAGTAACAGGGCCTAATTCCATGGGTCTGTGTTTCCTGGATTTCAGAGAGCTGCATGTTCACCTTAGTCCTTGTAAACTGTCAGCTTACGGGGTATACTTACACTGCATTACATAGCACTTAATAATTTGCCTTTGCTTTTCCCTCTGTTGTAAGTTATAAACAAAGGAAACCTACAATTAAAAAGCTTTGGACTTTGTATATTGAGTTTGTTATAGATGCTTTGTAGCTGTACTTTATAGTACTGGATTATAGTATTAACTTACAACTGGTTAGCAAATCAGTGTTTCCTGACCGCTATATCCTATATGGATGAAACCAACACCTTTCAGATTCACAGTTTATCTCTGGTTAAATCAGTTGCAACTCAGTCAGCAGGGCAGCTGGCATCAGGTTCATTATAGTTTAGAATTTTATACAAGGTTATGTAGAAGCTAACCCAATGTATTTTTACAGGTCAGATGGTACTCACTTTATATCCACAGAAAGTGCAGATGCAGGAGAACCCGTAAAGCTAGATTTGAGCTTGTTGACTTTATTAACCAGTGAGAAAGCCTGCATTGAAATGTTAATACTGTGTGGTATAAATTCTCATTTGCAGTGGAATgtaaatattgttttttaatccaACCACATCACTAAAACTGAAATGCTTTGTCCAGGGAATAAGTCTTCAGCCCAGAAACAGTATAGATGTGATGTGTGTGATTATACAAGTACAACGTACGTTGGTGTCAGAAACCACAGACGGATCCATAACGCCGAGAAGCCTTACAGGTGAGTGCGATGGTCCTGGCGCTTTAATACTTGTGttacaatactgtaaagaaaaaaatggaagtaatTAAAAATTCGTAGTTGTTTAAGCATAGGTTAAGCACTAGGAAACTTTCACTTGCTGGTTTCACGAGTATTGTGTAGTTTGTTAAAGAACTTGACTATTAAGTTTTAGTCTCAGGATGATAGGCTTATTTTTGACTAGATTTTGCCTAGTAGCAACAAAAGAAGATGCCTATATCTGTCAGTTTCATGTGGGTATAAATTAGCATAGCAATTTTCACTGCTTAGAGTACATTTCAATAATTTGATAGTTAAGTATTCAATATTCCGGCAGAAGactcttaaaatttaaaagcaataaaattccCCATGAAAGattctatttttgaaaataaatcttaCCATGTGTAGAGTAAGATCATTTAATTTTGTTACTTGATTTTTTACAAAAGCTCATTCTAATGTGTATTCAGAAAATATAGGTGTTCTCAGTTCAGATAGGCtgataaatagaaataattactTCTTAAATAAACTTTGCCTCTGGAGAATAAACTACTTGTTGTTTATGTATAGTAGGGATACAGATATTTTTGCAAAGGTTGTCCAGCTGTCACAGAGCAGTGTGTTCTACTGGTAGCCATCAGGGAACATCGAGTTTCCAGTCGGAGCTAAGCCAGTCACCGTGACTGATGGTGCTCGGAAGTGCCCTGGGCTTTTCTGTCCCCTTGACGAAACTTGGTTCCTGTTTTAGCTCTCTCCCCAGGTTTTATAGGTGTGACACAGGTCACTGTGGGAAAGTTACTGTATTAATATCCAAATGAGAACCTGGCAGACTGTACCTTCAATTGCCATTGCTTGATCCCATGCTGTGGcactctctctctcgctctctttatatatatatatatatatatatatatatatatatatatggttttaatatagagagtatatatatatgtggttttaaataattgtatatggttttaaataattaataaatgcaGTGAGAATCTTCTTCCTGTTACATCAGAGAAGTCTTAGTAGGTTATCTTCCAAACTTGTTCACACAGTACTCTTTCACTGGGTTTGACCTGAGTGCCTTAGAAAAAATGTTGTCATGCCATCCCCTCCATGTAATTATTACCTTTCACGTAACACTTGTTTTCCAACTTTCAAATCCTGTGACTCTTCTTTTAACCTTCTTTAAATACTTCCCCTTTGTCTTCATGAGATTTGCACTCTACAGAGCATTATGGGttaccatattcttttccattatgtttctaGGACTTTCTGTTAGAAAGCGTAGTCTTCTTGATATCTAATTTAATATTGAGTTATCATAGTTTTCCTGGCTTATTTCATGTATGCTTCATTCGGTTTTGCTGCCTAGCACACTTATGGTCAGAGTTGAGGCTTGCTTTTTCAGAGCGCATACACTGTGCATTTCTGATAGCATGTTACTTGGAGCGCTGAAGGGTCTGGCTTATGAGGTCATCTCAGAAACTCTGTCCTCACTGCAGAAAGAAGAGAGCTATTTTCCATTCCCTTGTTAGGACAGGCAGAGATGCAAAAGGCCTCATCCTGTCCCAGACCTACCAAATGTAGCAAACTTTGTTCTTTTCAGTGCTTTATTAAGGAACATTCTAAGTAAACCACATACCAGTTATGATAATTATAACATTGACCCCAAAATTAGTAAAAGGTGTATTCAAAATTTTCAGATATTAGATTGTCTCTGGCTTAGCTTAATATTGCGGTACTAGAGTTGCTGCTGCTTTCCTTCCTCCCACTTTCATGAATGACTGGCTAGAGAGGGAACAACAAAACACTTTCCTCGTGTCCCCAAGGTTCCTCCTGATTGTGGCTTTGAGCCCATTTTCCCTTAGAAACATGATTATATCAGTACTCGGGTTCCAAAACTACATGATGAGACGGAGAGTAGGAGGAACAACATGACAAAGAGGGACATACATGGGCTTTGGACTGAAGTActacctgacacatagtaggtacttaGTCAATGACTGatgtgcttgtgtgctaagtcacttcagttgtgtccgactctttgagctGTATAGACTGTaaccgccagactcctctgtccgtgggattctcctggcaaggatactagagtgggttgccatgctctcctccaggatatctccctgactcagggatcaaacccgcatctcttaggtctcctgcattgacaggtaggttttttaccactagcaccacccaggaagcccagtgtTGAGCTCTAATGACTGATAGTTATCTGTATACCTTagtttttctcatctataaaatggttctggttctatatatttattatgttttgaaaataaatatgtggTAATATTCTTCCTTAAGTAGAAGAGTCACCCAGATATATTActatatgttgatttttttagTGCCAACCCTATTTTAATACCCAGTCTAAAAATACCCAGTATTTCCTTAAATGTTTCAGAAGTATCTTTTTTTAGAGTTATTTTGTTTATATCAGGAGGTCCAAACATTGCATTTGATTGATGTGTTTCttaagtctctctctcttttttaaaattttgaaatagacTTTATAACTTAATGCAGCATATATCCTGAAAATTACATAAATCAAAAGCATAcacttgtaaagtaattagcctccaactaataaaaataaatgaaaaaaaaaaaaagcatacagcTTGATGAATGGTCACAAATTAAACCCATCATTGTAATTCCTCAGACCAGGAAATAAACCATTGCCAGTTTCTCAGCAGCACCCTCTTCTTGGCCCTTCCACTCACTACCCCTATCCCCCACCAGGTAGCCACCATCTTGACTTCTAACATCAtaaattagttttgcctgtttttgaacttaATATGAATGAAGTCATACAGCACATATTCTTTTATGTCtagcttctttcattcagcaccATTGTGTGTAATTCAGTGTAGAAttaatgtgttccttttcattactgtatagtattccattttaagattataccacaatttattttttatttacttttgatggATATTTGTATTATTGCCAGACTTTCCCCCGTTACGAATAATGCaaatattcttttacatattttttcattaaatggGTTATTTTCCATGGGTGTAtagtatacctaggagtggaatatGGGGGTAATAGAACATGCTACATTGAGGTGTGGTGGATATTGTCAACAGTTACCCAGAATGGTTATACCAATTTACAGTGGTTGTACCAGTTCATTCCCTCATCAATACTTTGTTTTTATCAGTCTTGAATTTTGATCATTCTGGTAGGTACATATATTGTGGTGGTTctcatttgcatttcctgatgatTTATGtagctgagcatcttttcatgtgttaactGTGCATTTCTTTATTGGTGGTCTGCTTTTTTCTGACTGATTTTGCAGCTATTCTTTATGTGTTCTGAATACAAGTTTTttgttgggtttgtttttttttttggtctattatGTGTATTGCACATATCTTCTATACTTAATGCTACTCTCAGTGGTATCTTTTGAAGAAAAGAACTTTCCAGTTTTACTGTAATCAGAtgtattaatctttttttttgtgCTTAGGCCTTATATATCTTTATACTCTGAAACTGATGCCAATTTTTCTAAATAGTCATGCAATTAAGATAGATGATGAAAGGAGAGGTAAAAATGTGTGCTTATAAAATAATGAGCCTGATTTTCAGGGATTCACATTAACTGGGTCAAAAATTCTGTGTGCTTATGTATTAATGACCCTGGTTTTCCAATATGAcacaaaaagtaaaagagaaatctccaaaaaaaaacaaaaccagaaaggttttaagcaacagaaatgacATTTGGAATGACAGTTGCCTCCCATGTGTGATCAGTCATTGTAAAAAGTCTGGTCTTTATATAGCTATATTACAAATGGTAATAATaatggctggagaaggaaatggcaacccactccagtattcttgcctggagaattccatgggcagaggagcctgacaggctgccatccatggggtcacagagagtcggacacgactgagtgactaacacacaataataatagctaacatttttttgtaaaaacatttttcatgGGCCAGGCAATGTGCTGAGTACTCAATCTGTGTCAGCCTACTTGATCCTCATGACAGCCAGTACTTAGGAATGTTACTACTATTAATGTTGTATTGATAGATATGGAAAGGAGGCTGGGTAGATGAAACGGTCTCCCACGATCTCCCCAAGTGACAGAGCCAGGCCTTGAACCGTTGCTCCTGTCAACTGTGCCACTCTGCCTGTATCTTTGCCAGAGAGAACTCTTCATGAGGTATGCTGCCAAACCACCCCCAACTTAGTGGTGTAAAACAGCAGCTCTTTTATTCAACTCGGGGATTCTGTGGCTCAGGATTTCAGAAAGGGCATTATAAGGGTGGCCTGTCTCTGTTCTGTGAGGtctgagactcaagagggaggacTTAAAGTCTGGAGATAACTGAGATGACAGGGGTTGCAGGCATCTGAGGGCTCCCTCACCAGTTGGACTGTCGACTGGGGCCTCAGCTGGACCTCTCAGCTGGAACACATACATGATTTCTCCACATGGACTTTTCCAAGTGTGCTGGTTCCACAAGTGAATGCTTAGGTGAGAAGTAGATGAAAGCAGTATTACCTTTTATGTCATACCCATGGAAGTCACATGTCATCACTTCCACCAActtagacttctttttttttaatttatttatttttaattggaggataattgttttacaatattgtgttcgcttctgccatgcatcaacatgaatcagccatagatatatattaatatatgtcccatcactcttgaacctccctcccaccttccactctATGCATGCTATACTtacttgcttcagttgtgtccaactctgtgtgaccctatggactgtagcccgccaggcttctctctctgtgggattctccaggcgagaatactggaataggttgccatgccctcctctagggcatcttcccgacccagggttcgaacccgcgtctcttatgtctcctgcattggcagacaggctctttaccactggtaccTCCTGCGAAGCCCACCTTCCACTCTATAGATTCCTTAAATCTCTGAAATTTCTTAAATCTGAAACCATGTTGAATTGTTAGTGAGTTGTATCAGCTTGGGAAAAATCTCAAGTCTTTCAAAACCCTGAATTTGTTTTAAGGAAAACAGTTTAGCTTATGGTTTAATTTGGAGGGAAAAGAAATGTGTTTCGTTTAGGAGGAATGAACCAATGGACTTTGTTTCTTACAGTGGCACACAAAATTTGGGTTCATCACAAAATTTGAAGTGGTtcttctctgggccttagtttatGTATTCCTTTAGAAGCGTAGAAAATTGAATGTGGTAAGACAAATCCTATTGCAAGGTTTCTACTTCAGtcttttcacatatgttcaaGTCATACCTCCAGTAGTGCAGGACATCTGGTTCTGCTTTCCTCTGCCTAACCCCTCAAGACAGTTGTTCCTGATTAAATCAGATTTGGAGTAATGTCCAGGTAAAGCCCCAGGCCAGGGAAATAGCGTAGTTTAACCACATTCTTAGCTCTGTGGGAATTAAAGTAACTGACCTATTAGCAATGGGAGAAAGCCTGTAGAAAAATTCAGTTCAGGTTTTTAGCCAGGTTCAGAAACCTTGGGTTTTCTGATGTCAGATGTTTTCCATACCACCAAACAACTCAGTTCTCAGCAGCATTAGCTGAGTGTCCTGCAAATTTAATTCAATCTTGACATTGTCTACCCAGAGATAGCATCAGATCCCACCAgtgaagggctcagtcccacaagactgccctcacttcagatgccaatcacaagTCTAGGTTGTTACCTGTGCTTCTACTGGCTGGCCATAAATCAGATATTAAATCAGCTGTAATTAAGATTCTTGTGATTGCCTCCTCAGGTTTGATTAATTGGCTAGAAAGGATACGGTTGGACAATCAGATGAAGAGATACAGAGGGCAAAGTCCAGGAGAGGTGGAGTTTCCGTGCCTTTTCTGGGTGTGCACTCTCCCAGCCCTTCGT
Proteins encoded in this region:
- the ZNF507 gene encoding zinc finger protein 507, yielding MEESSSVAMLVPDIGEQEAMLTAKTVISSSLEIDEQRKAKTDPLIHVIQKLSKIVEHEKSQKCLLIGKKRSRSSAAAHSLESQESCEIPAKVTQSPATDVRRAEMSQIHFTPDSPAQSDGKAMSYQCSLCKFLSSSFSVLKDHIKQHGQQNEVILMCAECHITSKSQEELEAHVVNDHENDANSHTQSKGQQCISPTNPLCHRTSERNSETIPDIPASVDNPQTHTVQTASVAEIGKRKWYAYEQYGMYRCLFCSYTCGQQRMLKTHAWKHAGEVDCSYPIFENENEPLGLLDSSVTAAPSGVHAVVIAIGDNELSIHNGPSVQVQICSSEPLSSSPLEQSAEGGVHLSQSVTLDTNEEEMLEVISDAEENLVADSLLSSAQKIISSSPNKKGHVNVIVERLPSAEETLSQKHFLMNAEIEEGKSLSPTEAKIGCEGREEVYRADKCTVDIGGLIIGWGNSEKKDGELINKGLATDENAPPGRRRTNSESLRLHSLAAEALVTMPIRAAELTRTNLGHYGNINLLDPDTGQRQVDGTVAAYSKMMSPLKNSPEGLASFNQSSSTLVALPEGRQELADGQVKTGISMSLLTVIEKLRERTDQNASDDDILKELQDNAQCQPNSDASLSGSSVVEYIPNAERPYRCRLCHYSSGNKGYIKQHLRVHRQRQPYQCPICEHIADNSKDLESHMINHCKTRIYQCKQCEDSFHYKSQLRNHEREQHSLPDTLSIATCNESRISSDKTDGKCVQEGNKSSAQKQYRCDVCDYTSTTYVGVRNHRRIHNAEKPYRCSLCGYVCSHPPSLKSHMWKHASDQNYNYEQVNKAINDAISQSGRIRGKSSGKTVLNSSEERADSLTSASSENLVSSSELIPQAPSEVKGPNENEKLSPASNTSCSLEKNSSLAPPGVEYCVLLFCCCICGFESTSKENLLDHMKEHEGEIVNIILNKDHNTTLNTN